GATCGGCGAGGTGGAACTCGGGATGTACGCGAGGGCTGATTATGTCGAGGAGCACGGCGAGCCGGCGACGCTCGCCGACCTGGCGCGACATGCGTTGATCGGCTTCGATCAAGTGACGCCGTTCCTGCGCGAAGCCGGCAAAGCATTTCCGATCTGGAAGCGCGAAGCCTTCGCCCTGCGTACCGACAGCACGCTCGCGCAGCTTGCGTTGATTCGCGCGGGCTGCGGAATCGGCATCTGTCAAAACGGCATTGCGCAACGCGATTCGCTCGTGCGGTTGCTGCCCGATGCCGTCGCGCTGAAGCTGCAAACGTGGGTGGTCATGCACGAGGATTTGCGCGGCAGCCCGCGTTGCACGGCAACCTTCGATGCGTTGGTGCGCGGGCTGCAGGCGTATATCGCCGGCGATCATGCTGGTTCGGACCGGCGAAGGCGCTAGCGATGCATCGCACTGTCAGTTCCTACGCATGAAATCCCACATGTCCGCGTGCAACTGACCCATATGTGTGTACAGCAGCCCGTGCGGCGCGTCCGCATAAACCTTCAGTTGGCACCCGCGTATCAATTCCGACGACGGCAATCCGCCCACTTCGAGCGGCACCGAGCGGTCGCGGTCGCCGTGCACGATCAGCGTCGGACGGTCGATGCGCAACATCTCGTCCCTGAAATCGGCTTCTGCGAGCGCACGGCTGCATGCCAGCGTGACGGGCACCGACGATTGCAGTAGCGTGATGCCCCATTTCATCATCGCCGGCGACGTTTCCGGCACGAAGAACGGGGCGAGCGAGGCGGCCACCCAGCTCGGATAGTCGCGGCGCCACAGCGCCCAGAGCGCTTCGAATTGCTCGCGGGGCACGCCGGTGGGGTTGTCCTCGGTCTTCAAGAGCATCGGCGTGGTGGGTGAGAGCATGACGACGCGGGCCACGCGCCGGCTGCCGTGTCGGCTCAGATAGCGCACGACTTCGCCGGTGCCCATCGAGTGCGATACGAGCGTAATCTCTTTCAGATCGAGCTTGTCGATGAGCGTTGCGAGGTCGTCGGCGAACGTGTCGAAGTCGTAGCCGTGCGCGCTCTCGTCCGATTTGCCGTGACCGCGGCGGTCCAGGGAAATGCAGCGCATGCCGCGCTCGCCGAATTCGGCGAACTGGTAGTCCCACATCGCGCTACCGCAGGCCAGCGCGCTCACGAACACCATCGGTGCGCCGCGGCCCCATTCGCGCCAGTAGAGTTGAGTGTCGTCGTTCGCGGTAATGAATGGCATGGTCGTTCTCCTTTGGTGGGTTGTCGATATCGGTTGTCGATGCGTTGGAAGGCATCGTAGAAGGAGCCGAACGCAAAATCGATTACCTCGGAGGTCATGGAAATTCAGTCATCCCGCCGACGACTTGCAAATGCAGCCGAGCGTCAATGCGGTGGCGTCGATCGACGTCGAGGCGGCGCGCGAGCGCGCAGGCACGGTTCGAGCACAGGGTTTGCTCGCAGGCGTGCCGACGTTGTTGAAAGATCTGTTTGCCTATCCGGGCCTGCCCATCGAGTTTTGGCGGTATCAGCTCGCCGGACTGCAAGCGCTGCCGGGCGCCGCCGATCAGCGGCGCTAGCGTGCTCAGTTAAGCGTCTTCGCTTTCTTGCCGGCGCGCGAGGGCGGCTGACACATGACGCAAGCTTTTGCGCGAGGCAGATCGTGCTTGTACGAGACGAACTTGCCCTTGCAGCGGCAGCATTGGTGCATCTCGAGGATGCCGCCGTTGAAGAAGCGCACGAGCGTCCAGGCACGCGTCAAATCCAGATGCACATCGAGGCCGCCGTTCGTGCAGTGCTCTCGATAGAGACGGTAGCCTTTGGTCAGCGCGTCGACGTGCGAGCAGCGCGCTTCGCCCTTCAGAAACGAGTACGTGTGATAGAACAGCGACGCGTGGATATTGGCCTGCCACGTCATGTACCAGTCGGCGGAGGAGGGCAGCATGCCCTTCGGCGGCGATTCGGATTTGACTTCGCGATAGAGGCGGATCAGCCGCTCGCGCGAGAGCGAGAGTTCGGACTCGAGCACCTGCATGCGGGCGCCCAGTTCGATCAGTGCAACGGCGCGGGACACTTCCTGTGCTTCTTCGATCAGGCTCGTCTTCGGCATGGTTGGCTCCCTTTTAGCAGAATTGCTTGGCGGGCTGCGCGGCGAGCAAGATCGCCGCGTGCGTGGCGGCGGCGTCGAGCCCCTTGTCGGCCGTCGTGAGGGCCGTCAGCATCGCCGCGTCGTCGAAGCGGAAATCGCAGACGAGGTCTTCCGACTGGGCGAGCTTGATCGTTTGCGCGGGCGTGAGCGTGTGGACCAAGTCGGCCAATTGCGCCGACAAGCCGAGCTTGAACAGGCCTTCGGCGTAGTCCTCGTTGAGCATGTGCTGCGCAAGCATCAAATACGACAGGTTGATTTCGCGTATCGT
The sequence above is a segment of the Trinickia acidisoli genome. Coding sequences within it:
- a CDS encoding alpha/beta fold hydrolase gives rise to the protein MPFITANDDTQLYWREWGRGAPMVFVSALACGSAMWDYQFAEFGERGMRCISLDRRGHGKSDESAHGYDFDTFADDLATLIDKLDLKEITLVSHSMGTGEVVRYLSRHGSRRVARVVMLSPTTPMLLKTEDNPTGVPREQFEALWALWRRDYPSWVAASLAPFFVPETSPAMMKWGITLLQSSVPVTLACSRALAEADFRDEMLRIDRPTLIVHGDRDRSVPLEVGGLPSSELIRGCQLKVYADAPHGLLYTHMGQLHADMWDFMRRN
- the flhC gene encoding flagellar transcriptional regulator FlhC is translated as MPKTSLIEEAQEVSRAVALIELGARMQVLESELSLSRERLIRLYREVKSESPPKGMLPSSADWYMTWQANIHASLFYHTYSFLKGEARCSHVDALTKGYRLYREHCTNGGLDVHLDLTRAWTLVRFFNGGILEMHQCCRCKGKFVSYKHDLPRAKACVMCQPPSRAGKKAKTLN
- the flhD gene encoding flagellar transcriptional regulator FlhD is translated as MDNREVLETIREINLSYLMLAQHMLNEDYAEGLFKLGLSAQLADLVHTLTPAQTIKLAQSEDLVCDFRFDDAAMLTALTTADKGLDAAATHAAILLAAQPAKQFC